In Camelina sativa cultivar DH55 chromosome 16, Cs, whole genome shotgun sequence, a single window of DNA contains:
- the LOC104753075 gene encoding reticulon-like protein B3 isoform X2, producing MAEEHKHEESIMEKIAEKIHGHGDSSSSSSSDSDDDKKSSSLKTKVYRLFGREQPVHKVFGGGKPADIFLWRNKKVSGGVLGAATVSWILFELLEYNLLTLFGHISILTLAVLFLWSSASTFIHKTTPHIPEVHIPEEVVLQLASGLRIEINRGFTVLRDIASGRDLKKFLLVIAGLWVLSKVGSSCNFLTLIYIATVLLFTIPVLYEKYDDKVDDFGEKAMREIKKQYVVFDEKVLSKVMSKIPKGAFYKKKD from the exons ATGGCGGAAGAGCACAAACACGAGGAATCAATCATGGAGAAGATAGCTGAGAAGATCCATGGTCAcggtgactcttcttcttcgtcttcttccgaTTCAGATGACGATAAGAAATCTTCGTCTCTCAAAACCAAGGTTTATCGTCTCTTCGGTAGAGAACAGCCTGTTCACAAGGTTTTTGGTGGCGGAAAAC CTGCCGACATTTTCCTATGGAGGAACAAGAAGGTATCAGGAGGAGTGTTGGGTGCTGCAACTGTTTCCTGGATCTTATTCGAGTTGCTTGAATACAATCTTCTCACTCTTTTTGGCCACATTTCAATTCTTACTCTTGCTGTGTTGTTCTTGTGGTCTAGTGCTAGTACCTTTATTCACAA GACAACTCCTCATATCCCTGAAGTTCACATCCCCGAGGAAGTTGTTCTTCAGCTTGCTTCTGGACTAAGAATTGAAATCAACCGTGGATTTACTGTTCTTAGGGACATTGCATCAGGAAGAGATCTCAAGAAGTTTCTTTTG GTGATTGCTGGTTTATGGGTTTTGTCCAAAGTTGGCAGCTCCTGCAACTTCTTGACCTTAATCTACATCG CAACTGTACTTCTCTTCACGATTCCCGTGCTTTACGAAAAGTATGATGATAAAGTAGATGACTTTGGTGAAAAGGCAATGAGGGAGATCAAGAAACAATATGTGGTGTTCGATGAGAAGGTTTTAAGTAAGGTGATGAGCAAAATCCCTAAAGGAGCCTTTTACAAGAAGAAGGATTAG
- the LOC104753077 gene encoding pentatricopeptide repeat-containing protein At1g64100-like, producing MLARVLRLGSTRSIHLRSAKTRTASKSSLREGTFIGDELKLRSGSHYIKCLDDAIALFDDMVRSRSSYSAIDFNRVIGLVVRMNRPDVAISLYQKMELRRIPFDVYSFTILIKCFCDCHKLSFALSTFGKMAKLGFQPDVVTFSTLLHEICLEDRISEALLLFDQMAETGCTPNVVTFTTLMNGLCREGRVLETLALVDRMVENGHQPNEVTYGAIVNGMCKIGDTDSALNLLRKMDTNHIEANVVIYTAIIDRLCKDGQHTDAQNLFTEMHEKGIFPNVLTYNCMIDGFCSVGRWSDAEKLLRDMIDRQINPDIVTFSALISASINQGKLFEAEKLCNEMLRRGICPDTITYTSVIDGLCKFGDTKSALNLLRKMMDTNHIKADVVIYTAIIDRLCKDGQHIHAQNLFTEMHENGIVPDVLTYNCMIDGFCSLGRWSYAERLLCDMIEREINPNVVTFTALISALVKNGKFIEAEKLWDEMLRRGICPDTIIYTLIIDGLCKHDRLDDAKHMFDSMSSSQGCSPDVVTVEPNVHTYTVMINGFCGKGAISEANALFRQMKHNGHVPDDCTYNTLIRGCLSGEIDISAELITEMRSSGFSGDAFTMKMVAEMAYHGRLDKSFLDMLS from the coding sequence ATGTTGGCTAGGGTTTTGAGATTGGGCAGCACGAGATCGATTCATCTTCGTTCCGCCAAGACACGTACGGCTTCGAAGAGTTCTTTGAGGGAAGGTACATTTATAGGAGATGAACTGAAATTGAGAAGTGGGTCTCATTATATCAAATGCTTAGATGATGCTATTGCCTTGTTTGATGATATGGTTCGGTCTCGTTCCTCCTACTCGGCAATTGATTTCAATAGAGTAATAGGGTTGGTAGTGAGAATGAATCGTCCCGATGTTGCGATTTCTCTATATCAGAAGATGGAATTGCGCAGGATTCCATTTGATGTCTACAGCTTCACTATTCTGATAAAATGTTTCTGCGACTGTCATAAGTTGTCCTTTGCTCTGTCTACATTTGGTAAGATGGCCAAACTTGGTTTCCAGCCCGATGTTGTTACCTTTAGCACGCTGCTCCACGAAATATGTCTAGAAGATAGGATCTCTGAAGCCCTACTTTTGTTTGATCAAATGGCGGAAACGGGATGTACACCCAATGTCGTAACATTTACAACACTGATGAATGGTCTTTGCCGTGAGGGTCGAGTTCTCGAAACACTAGCTCTTGTTGATCGGATGGTAGAAAATGGTCACCAACCTAACGAAGTTACTTACGGAGCAATCGTAAATGGAATGTGCAAGATTGGCGACACTGACTCAGCTTTGAATCTGCTTAGGAAGATGGATACAAACCACATCGAAGCCAATGTTGTAATCTATACTGCCATCATTGATCGTCTTTGCAAAGACGGGCAACACACTGATGCTCAAAATCTTTTCACTGAAATGCATGAGAAAGGAATTTTTCCCAATGTTCTTACCTACAACTGTATGATAGACGGGTTTTGTAGCGTTGGTAGATGGAGTGATGCTGAAAAATTGTTGCGTGATATGATTGATAGGCAAATCAATCCTGATATTGTAACTTTCAGTGCACTGATCAGTGCATCAATCAACCAAGGCAAGCTGTTTGAGGCTGAAAAATTGTGCAACGAGATGCTCCGTAGGGGTATATGTCCTGATACAATCACATATACTTCAGTTATCGATGGATTGTGCAAGTTTGGCGACACTAAGTCGGCTTTGAATCTTCTTAGGAAGATGATGGATACAAACCACATCAAAGCCGATGTTGTAATCTATACTGCCATCATTGATCGTCTTTGCAAAGATGGGCAACACATCCATGCTCAAAATCTTTTCACTGAAATGCATGAGAATGGAATTGTTCCCGATGTTCTTACCTACAACTGTATGATCGACGGGTTTTGTAGCCTTGGTAGATGGAGTTATGCTGAGAGATTGTTGTGTGATATGATTGAAAGGGAAATCAATCCTAATGTTGTAACTTTCACCGCGTTGATCAGTGCATTGGTCAAAAACGGGAAGTTCATTGAGGCTGAAAAATTGTGGGACGAGATGCTCCGTAGGGGTATATGTCCTGATACAatcatatatactttaattatcGATGGATTGTGCAAGCACGATCGTCTAGATGATGCGAAACacatgtttgattccatgtctAGTAGCCAGGGCTGTTCTCCAGACGTAGTTACTGTTGAGCCTAATGTTCACACTTACACTGTAATGATTAATGGTTTTTGTGGGAAAGGTGCAATCTCAGAAGCAAATGCGTTATTCCGTCAAATGAAGCACAATGGACATGTACCTGATGACTGCACATACAATACACTAATCAGAGGATGTCTCAGTGGTGAAATAGATATCTCAGCTGAACTTATCACGGAGATGCGAAGCAGCGGGTTCAGTGGAGATGCATTCACCATGAAAATGGTTGCTGAAATGGCATATCATGGTAGATTGGACAAGAGCTTTTTGGATATGCTGTCTTAG
- the LOC104753075 gene encoding reticulon-like protein B3 isoform X3, translating to MAEEHKHEESIMEKIAEKIHEESIMEKIAEKIHGHGDSSSSSSSDSDDDKKSSSLKTKVYRLFGREQPVHKVFGGGKPADIFLWRNKKVSGGVLGAATVSWILFELLEYNLLTLFGHISILTLAVLFLWSSASTFIHKTTPHIPEVHIPEEVVLQLASGLRIEINRGFTVLRDIASGRDLKKFLLVIAGLWVLSKVGSSCNFLTLIYIATVLLFTIPVLYEKYDDKVDDFGEKAMREIKKQYVVFDEKVLSKVMSKIPKGAFYKKKD from the exons ATGGCGGAAGAGCACAAACACGAGGAATCAATCATGGAGAAGATAGCTGAGAAGATCC ACGAGGAATCAATCATGGAGAAGATAGCTGAGAAGATCCATGGTCAcggtgactcttcttcttcgtcttcttccgaTTCAGATGACGATAAGAAATCTTCGTCTCTCAAAACCAAGGTTTATCGTCTCTTCGGTAGAGAACAGCCTGTTCACAAGGTTTTTGGTGGCGGAAAAC CTGCCGACATTTTCCTATGGAGGAACAAGAAGGTATCAGGAGGAGTGTTGGGTGCTGCAACTGTTTCCTGGATCTTATTCGAGTTGCTTGAATACAATCTTCTCACTCTTTTTGGCCACATTTCAATTCTTACTCTTGCTGTGTTGTTCTTGTGGTCTAGTGCTAGTACCTTTATTCACAA GACAACTCCTCATATCCCTGAAGTTCACATCCCCGAGGAAGTTGTTCTTCAGCTTGCTTCTGGACTAAGAATTGAAATCAACCGTGGATTTACTGTTCTTAGGGACATTGCATCAGGAAGAGATCTCAAGAAGTTTCTTTTG GTGATTGCTGGTTTATGGGTTTTGTCCAAAGTTGGCAGCTCCTGCAACTTCTTGACCTTAATCTACATCG CAACTGTACTTCTCTTCACGATTCCCGTGCTTTACGAAAAGTATGATGATAAAGTAGATGACTTTGGTGAAAAGGCAATGAGGGAGATCAAGAAACAATATGTGGTGTTCGATGAGAAGGTTTTAAGTAAGGTGATGAGCAAAATCCCTAAAGGAGCCTTTTACAAGAAGAAGGATTAG